Part of the Raphanus sativus cultivar WK10039 unplaced genomic scaffold, ASM80110v3 Scaffold0180, whole genome shotgun sequence genome, GCCAAAGTGTTTGTGTTTCCTACAAGAACATAAAGAAACATTCATTGTCTGAAACTAGTAACTGTTTTGActtgtgtctttttatttatttacctgtTATAGATCCTACGATGATCATACGTTTTGAAGGATAATCAGATTGTTTCAAGTCATCAAGAAGCAATCTCGACAGAAGAAAATGTCCTAAATGGTTGGTTCCAACGCTGAGCTCAAACCCTTCGGCTGTGAAAGAAGGTTCCTTAGCAGTCGGCTGGTAAACCGCTGCGTTGCAAACAAGAACATCTAACGGCCGTTCTGTTCTCCTGAAACTATCAACAAACTGTTTCACGCTTTCGAGCGAGGCGAGATCGAGATGCATCACCGTGTAGTCTTCCTTGGACATCCCTACGGATTTCGCAGCTTTCTCGGCCTTGAGAAAGTTCCTGCAAGCCATGATCACGTGCCATTTCCCCGTGTCTGCTAAAGCCTTCGCCGTGGCTAAACCTAGACCAGAGGAAGCTCCGGTGATCACTGCTGTGCCTTTTCTCTGTGTCTTCTTTTGCTCCGGCGAGGCTTCGTTAGATGGAGGCGTTGCTGTGACGGTCTGTGCGCGAATAACGGTGGAAAAACGTGGACTTTGTCTTCTCTGTTCTTGTACCAAAACAGAGTATAAACTCAGGacattcctctgtttttttttttttttgagaattgaaTATCTATCAGAtgattggttttttttttaccttgatGGTTAACAGGTTGGAGATCTTTTCGGCTTTAAGATggtttgaaaatgaaaaacCAGTTAAAGTCGTCTCCTTTAGATAAGCATTGAACTTATAGCCCTGCAAAATCAACTATTGAG contains:
- the LOC130501380 gene encoding protochlorophyllide reductase C, chloroplastic-like codes for the protein MALQAASSLLPSTVSIRKEGYKFNAYLKETTLTGFSFSNHLKAEKISNLLTIKRRQSPRFSTVIRAQTVTATPPSNEASPEQKKTQRKGTAVITGASSGLGLATAKALADTGKWHVIMACRNFLKAEKAAKSVGMSKEDYTVMHLDLASLESVKQFVDSFRRTERPLDVLVCNAAVYQPTAKEPSFTAEGFELSVGTNHLGHFLLSRLLLDDLKQSDYPSKRMIIVGSITGNTNTLAGNVPPKANLGDLRGLASGLNGQNSSMIDGGEYDGAKAYKDSKVCNMLTMQELHRRYHEETGVTFASLYPGCIATTGLFREHVPLFRLLFPPFQKYITKGYVSEEEAGKRLAQVVSDPSLGKSGVYWSWNNNSSSFENQLSKEASDAEKAKKLWEVSEKLVGLA